One Sphingomonas sp. BT-65 genomic window carries:
- a CDS encoding PepSY domain-containing protein translates to MKRIRLSPLLFRRIHKWVGLILGAQFLLWALSGSMMALLDMGEVGGHDMPAAHAHPLPAETAFVDPSRLAAHGPVSGLTLRDLVGRPVYELRTAGGVRLVDAIDGQRVAIDAEVAQAVASMANEAPVRDVARLDRPNLEAREHSGPMWRVNFADKANSSAYVSAETGRFLVMRGDTWRTWDFFWMLHNMDYVTRTSFNHPLIIFVAFGVLWMSGTGFYLLFKSFRAADFRWLRRRRRTPANSTASI, encoded by the coding sequence ATGAAGCGCATCCGGCTCTCCCCGCTGCTCTTCCGCCGCATTCACAAATGGGTCGGATTGATCCTCGGCGCTCAGTTCCTGCTCTGGGCGCTGAGCGGTTCGATGATGGCGCTGCTCGACATGGGCGAGGTCGGCGGCCACGACATGCCTGCCGCGCATGCGCACCCCCTGCCGGCCGAGACCGCTTTCGTCGACCCCTCGCGGCTTGCGGCCCATGGACCGGTATCGGGACTGACGCTGCGCGATCTCGTCGGCCGGCCGGTCTACGAGCTGCGCACGGCCGGCGGTGTGCGGCTCGTCGATGCGATCGACGGCCAGCGCGTCGCGATCGATGCCGAGGTCGCGCAGGCGGTCGCCTCGATGGCCAATGAAGCGCCCGTCCGGGACGTGGCGCGGCTGGACAGGCCCAATCTCGAGGCGCGCGAGCATTCGGGGCCGATGTGGCGCGTGAACTTTGCCGACAAGGCCAACAGCAGCGCCTATGTCTCCGCCGAAACCGGCCGCTTCCTCGTGATGCGCGGCGACACGTGGCGGACCTGGGACTTCTTCTGGATGCTTCACAACATGGATTATGTGACGCGGACCAGCTTCAACCATCCGCTGATCATCTTCGTCGCGTTCGGCGTGCTCTGGATGTCGGGGACCGGCTTCTACCTCCTGTTCAAGAGTTTCCGCGCCGCCGATTTCCGCTGGCTGCGACGGCGCCGGCGCACGCCCGCGAACTCCACCGCCTCGATCTAG
- the copD gene encoding copper homeostasis membrane protein CopD yields the protein MDAVAVALRFGLYLDLTALFGIAAFGLYGLRGDERRSGAAIAFRPLLGGTALLGLLLSAAGLAVLAAAMAGVPLTAVDSASIAMIVEETAVGTAWIVRMAALALVLASVLVCGRRPVLMLSSAGLGGAIALASLAWGGHAAMREGATGAVHLGADILHLLAAGIWIGALAALLLLLFRRSDRMTADHLRLSHRALDGFATIGTIVVATLVVTGTVNLLLVVGLGQLAGLLGSLYGQLLLLKLLAFAVMLGLAASHRFRLVPAFERALAADDHPAALGVLRKSLIVETLCAVLILALVAWFGMLEPVPA from the coding sequence ATGGACGCAGTCGCGGTCGCCCTCCGGTTCGGGCTCTATCTCGACCTGACCGCGCTGTTCGGGATCGCCGCGTTCGGCCTTTACGGCCTGCGCGGCGACGAGCGCCGGTCGGGCGCCGCGATTGCGTTCCGTCCGCTGCTCGGCGGCACGGCGCTGCTCGGCCTGCTGCTCTCGGCGGCAGGACTGGCCGTGCTCGCCGCCGCGATGGCCGGCGTGCCGCTGACGGCGGTCGATTCCGCCTCGATCGCAATGATCGTCGAGGAGACCGCGGTCGGCACCGCCTGGATCGTGCGCATGGCGGCGCTCGCCCTCGTGCTGGCCTCGGTCCTGGTCTGCGGCAGGCGGCCGGTGCTCATGCTGTCGAGCGCCGGGCTGGGCGGAGCGATCGCGCTGGCCAGCCTGGCATGGGGCGGCCATGCCGCGATGCGCGAGGGCGCGACCGGCGCCGTTCATCTCGGCGCCGACATTCTTCACCTGCTCGCGGCGGGAATCTGGATCGGCGCGCTGGCCGCGCTCCTCCTGCTCCTTTTCCGCCGGAGCGACCGGATGACCGCGGACCATCTCAGGCTGTCGCATCGGGCGCTGGACGGTTTCGCGACGATCGGGACGATCGTCGTCGCCACGCTGGTCGTCACGGGCACGGTGAACCTGCTGCTGGTCGTGGGCTTGGGACAGCTCGCCGGACTGCTCGGCTCGCTCTACGGCCAGCTTCTGCTTCTCAAGCTCCTGGCGTTCGCCGTGATGCTCGGCCTCGCCGCGTCGCATCGATTCCGGCTCGTGCCGGCGTTCGAGCGGGCGCTCGCGGCCGACGACCACCCGGCGGCGCTCGGCGTGCTGCGCAAAAGCCTGATCGTCGAGACGCTCTGCGCGGTCCTGATCCTCGCGCTGGTGGCGTGGTTCGGCATGCTCGAGCCGGTGCCGGCCTAG
- a CDS encoding RNA polymerase sigma factor, producing the protein MSLDLSALSDSELAALSVGGRDAAYAEIMRRHRDALYRIIAGNIADPEEALDLLQETFVAAHRALRRYDGLRPMRRWLATIALNKCRDWRRRRAVRRLFAFALPLDASSAEIPEDKALPDVEVADRAEMQRVARAIAELPEPLREPLVLRTVQDLSQAETAAILGITEKAVETRVRRARAKLTAQLKHP; encoded by the coding sequence GTGAGCCTTGACCTGTCCGCGCTGAGCGATAGCGAGCTCGCAGCCCTGAGTGTCGGCGGGCGGGACGCCGCCTATGCCGAGATCATGCGTCGCCACCGCGACGCGCTCTATCGCATCATCGCCGGCAACATCGCCGACCCCGAGGAAGCGCTCGACCTGCTCCAGGAGACGTTCGTCGCGGCACATCGTGCGCTTCGGCGCTACGATGGCCTGCGCCCGATGCGGCGCTGGCTGGCAACCATCGCGCTCAACAAATGCCGGGACTGGCGGCGGCGGCGCGCGGTTCGGCGCCTGTTCGCCTTCGCGCTGCCGCTCGATGCGAGCAGCGCGGAGATACCGGAGGACAAGGCGCTTCCCGACGTCGAGGTGGCGGACCGCGCCGAGATGCAGCGCGTCGCCCGTGCGATCGCGGAGCTCCCCGAGCCGCTGCGCGAGCCGCTGGTGCTGCGCACGGTGCAGGACCTGAGCCAGGCCGAGACCGCCGCGATCCTCGGCATTACCGAGAAGGCGGTCGAGACCCGGGTGCGGCGCGCGCGGGCAAAGCTCACTGCGCAATTGAAGCATCCTTGA
- a CDS encoding DUF411 domain-containing protein, translating to MRRIRIVLAALALGLPAAALTAQQIAVHRDPGCGCCEKWTQQVRAQFGRQVRMIDDAQRKALHKRFGMPADLASCHTAIIDGMAFEGHVPIADMKRALAQRPKGVTGLAVAGMPLGSPGMEVPGQRAQPFIVFAFGPGGKKVFARHGG from the coding sequence ATGAGACGGATCAGGATTGTCTTGGCTGCGTTGGCGCTCGGCCTTCCCGCAGCGGCGCTGACCGCCCAGCAGATCGCGGTTCACCGCGATCCGGGCTGCGGGTGCTGCGAGAAATGGACGCAGCAGGTGCGGGCGCAATTCGGACGGCAGGTGCGCATGATCGACGATGCGCAACGGAAGGCGCTCCACAAGCGGTTCGGCATGCCCGCCGATCTCGCCTCCTGCCACACCGCGATCATCGACGGCATGGCGTTCGAAGGCCATGTCCCGATCGCCGACATGAAGCGCGCGCTCGCGCAGCGCCCGAAAGGGGTGACGGGGCTCGCGGTTGCCGGCATGCCGCTCGGCTCTCCGGGAATGGAAGTCCCCGGCCAGCGCGCGCAGCCGTTCATCGTCTTCGCCTTCGGACCGGGCGGCAAGAAGGTCTTTGCCCGCCACGGCGGCTAG
- a CDS encoding copper resistance protein B — protein sequence MNRLVIALTASTALALAQPALAQDHSQHQGMNMPGMTPAPARKPAPRKPAAKKPAPKPAPKKRAAKPAPRPAAKPAPKPAPKPAAAPSGGMEGMDHSAHDSMSQTAPAAEPAKPAEPMPGMDMQDHSQHGAAPAEAHGGMEMTGTALPAGDAPAPRPPMDHYADRQFPKDEMARSRERMMREQGGQTFYQVMFNLAEYRAHQGRDGYHWDGEAFVGGDINRLWLKSEGEGAFGDALESAEVQLLYSRAIDPYFNLQAGIRQDFGPGPDRTYATVGFEGLAPYMFEVEGALFLSDKGDLLGRLEGYYDQRITQRLIVQPRVEFNLSAQDMPANRIGSGLTDAELGLRLRYEITRQFAPYIGVSYEAKTGRTADFARADGEDPSTTSLVAGVRIWF from the coding sequence ATGAACCGGCTCGTCATCGCGCTTACCGCATCCACGGCGCTCGCGCTCGCCCAGCCGGCGCTGGCGCAGGACCATTCGCAGCATCAGGGCATGAATATGCCCGGCATGACGCCCGCCCCGGCCAGGAAGCCGGCGCCCAGGAAACCGGCGGCCAAAAAGCCCGCTCCCAAGCCGGCCCCCAAGAAGCGGGCGGCAAAGCCCGCGCCCAGGCCTGCCGCCAAGCCCGCACCCAAACCGGCGCCGAAGCCCGCCGCCGCGCCAAGCGGCGGCATGGAGGGCATGGATCATTCGGCGCACGACAGCATGAGCCAGACCGCGCCCGCGGCGGAGCCAGCCAAGCCCGCCGAGCCGATGCCCGGCATGGACATGCAGGATCACAGCCAGCACGGCGCAGCGCCCGCAGAGGCGCACGGCGGGATGGAGATGACCGGGACGGCACTGCCCGCCGGCGATGCCCCCGCGCCGCGGCCACCGATGGATCATTATGCCGACCGCCAGTTCCCGAAGGACGAAATGGCGCGTTCGCGCGAGCGCATGATGCGCGAGCAGGGCGGGCAGACCTTCTACCAGGTCATGTTCAACCTCGCCGAATATCGCGCGCATCAGGGCCGTGACGGTTATCACTGGGACGGCGAGGCGTTCGTCGGCGGCGACATCAATCGCCTCTGGCTCAAGTCGGAGGGCGAAGGCGCGTTCGGCGATGCTCTCGAGAGTGCCGAGGTCCAGCTGCTCTACAGCCGCGCGATCGATCCCTATTTCAACCTCCAGGCGGGCATCCGCCAGGATTTCGGACCGGGGCCGGACCGCACCTATGCGACGGTCGGCTTCGAGGGGCTCGCGCCCTATATGTTCGAGGTCGAGGGCGCGCTGTTCCTCTCCGACAAGGGGGATCTGCTCGGCCGGCTCGAAGGCTATTACGACCAGCGCATCACGCAGCGGCTGATCGTGCAGCCGCGCGTCGAGTTCAACCTCTCGGCGCAGGACATGCCCGCAAACCGCATCGGCTCCGGGCTGACCGACGCCGAGCTGGGCCTCAGGCTGCGCTACGAGATCACGCGCCAGTTCGCGCCCTATATCGGCGTTTCCTATGAAGCGAAGACCGGCCGCACCGCCGACTTCGCGCGCGCCGACGGCGAGGATCCCTCCACCACGAGCCTGGTGGCCGGCGTGCGCATCTGGTTCTGA
- the hutC gene encoding histidine utilization repressor has protein sequence MTATAARRTESKANPAGEAAGTDPESGRTANGAGEAPRYAAIKLFIRDAIKNGTLRPGDRVPSEAELVSRFAVSRMTANRALRELQSAGVLVRRAGSGSFVAEPRPIGHMIEIRNIADEVRTRGHAYRARVVQNEAVKAAADTAALMGVAAGTRLFHSIIVHHEAEFPIQLEERVVLASAAPDYGDMDFTRTTPNEYLTRIAPLERVEHRVRAAMPDDPTRTLLGLSDGEPVLVMIRQTWSRGRLVSHAWLTHPASRFELSASFAVPGA, from the coding sequence ATGACAGCGACCGCGGCCAGACGCACGGAATCGAAGGCGAACCCGGCCGGCGAGGCAGCAGGCACAGACCCCGAGAGCGGACGAACGGCCAACGGCGCAGGCGAGGCGCCGCGCTACGCGGCGATCAAGCTGTTTATCCGCGACGCGATCAAGAATGGAACGCTGCGGCCAGGCGACCGCGTGCCGTCGGAAGCCGAGCTGGTGTCCCGCTTCGCCGTGTCCCGCATGACGGCGAACCGCGCGCTTCGAGAGCTGCAGAGCGCCGGGGTGCTGGTGCGGCGGGCCGGGAGCGGCTCGTTCGTCGCCGAGCCCCGGCCGATCGGGCACATGATCGAAATCCGCAACATCGCCGACGAGGTCCGGACGCGCGGTCACGCCTATCGGGCGAGGGTCGTGCAGAATGAGGCGGTGAAGGCGGCGGCCGATACCGCGGCGCTGATGGGCGTGGCGGCCGGCACGCGCCTCTTCCATTCGATCATCGTGCACCATGAGGCCGAGTTTCCGATCCAGCTCGAGGAGCGCGTCGTGCTGGCCTCGGCGGCGCCGGACTATGGCGACATGGATTTCACCCGCACCACGCCGAACGAATATCTGACGCGGATCGCGCCGCTTGAACGTGTCGAGCACCGGGTGCGCGCGGCGATGCCCGACGATCCGACCCGCACCCTGCTGGGCCTCAGCGACGGCGAGCCTGTCCTCGTCATGATCCGTCAGACCTGGAGCCGGGGGCGGCTGGTCTCCCATGCCTGGCTCACCCATCCGGCGAGCCGCTTCGAGCTCTCGGCCAGCTTCGCGGTGCCGGGCGCCTGA
- the copC gene encoding copper homeostasis periplasmic binding protein CopC, producing the protein MRIAPLLAIAALVAPLPAFAHPKLLSATPAPNATTAPTARLQLVFSEKLVAQFSGADVVMTDMPGMKMHGPMKMPVKASLAGDGKTLVLTLARPLPKGSYRVDWRVVSADTHRIQGNYSFKVQ; encoded by the coding sequence ATGCGCATTGCCCCTCTTCTCGCGATCGCGGCGCTCGTCGCGCCGCTGCCCGCCTTCGCCCATCCCAAGCTGCTCTCCGCGACCCCGGCGCCCAATGCCACGACCGCGCCGACCGCGCGCCTTCAGCTCGTCTTCTCGGAAAAGCTGGTCGCGCAGTTCTCCGGCGCCGATGTCGTGATGACCGACATGCCCGGCATGAAGATGCACGGGCCGATGAAGATGCCGGTCAAGGCGAGCCTTGCCGGGGATGGCAAGACGCTGGTGCTGACGCTGGCCAGGCCCCTCCCCAAGGGCAGCTACCGCGTCGACTGGCGCGTCGTGTCCGCCGACACCCACCGCATACAGGGCAACTACAGCTTCAAAGTCCAGTAA
- a CDS encoding copper-binding protein, with product MTLDHGPIHEANWPAVTMGFKAAAGLTGRVKVGDRVAFNLKLKGGSGEITAITRQ from the coding sequence ATCACGCTCGACCACGGGCCGATCCACGAGGCGAACTGGCCGGCAGTGACGATGGGATTCAAGGCGGCGGCGGGGCTGACCGGCCGCGTGAAGGTCGGCGACAGGGTGGCGTTCAATCTCAAGCTCAAGGGCGGTTCCGGAGAGATCACCGCGATCACCAGGCAATAA
- a CDS encoding DUF305 domain-containing protein, with the protein MTKNAYASLALQTLVSGIIMYLVMFVMIDRLSSFYNNLNMLYMTLMMVAPMVVLMILAMRHMFPSRAANGALIAGAAAVFLIAFALIRTQTTIGDTAFLRSMIPHHSGAILMCREASIRDPEIKTLCAGIIRSQAEEIEQMKAILARR; encoded by the coding sequence ATGACGAAGAACGCCTATGCCAGCCTCGCGCTGCAGACCCTGGTCAGCGGCATCATCATGTACCTGGTGATGTTCGTGATGATCGACCGCCTGTCGAGCTTCTACAACAACCTCAACATGCTCTACATGACGCTGATGATGGTCGCGCCGATGGTGGTGCTGATGATCCTCGCGATGCGCCACATGTTCCCGTCCAGGGCCGCCAACGGCGCGCTGATTGCCGGCGCGGCCGCCGTGTTCCTGATCGCGTTCGCGCTGATCCGCACCCAGACGACGATCGGCGACACTGCCTTTCTGCGCTCGATGATCCCGCACCATTCGGGCGCGATCCTGATGTGCCGCGAGGCGTCGATCCGCGACCCGGAGATCAAGACGCTGTGCGCCGGAATCATCCGGTCGCAAGCCGAGGAGATCGAGCAGATGAAGGCGATCCTGGCGCGCCGGTGA
- a CDS encoding heavy metal translocating P-type ATPase, translating to MNHDHHAHSHGHGKGCCSTDGEPAADAAEQVKDPVCGMTVDPAKTQHHAWHDGEEFHFCSAGCRTKFLADPERYLSDAPRPEPEGTPGAMWTCPMHPQIRREGPGTCPICGMALEPEEPTLDDKPNPELVDFTRRLWVSAILTVPLLAVSMGAEMLGLQLVSPAASPWVQLALTAPIVLWGGLPFFERGWASLKSRHYNMFTLIAIGVGAAFLYSLVATVAPQLFPPSFRQHGMMVPVYYEAAGVVVTLVLLGQVLELRARAATGRAIRALLDLAPKLARRIGADGSESEVTLADIVAGDRLRVRPGEAVPVDGVVLEGRSSVDESMLTGEPAPVLKEAGAQVTGGTVNGTGSLVMEARAVGSDTVLARIVKMVAEAQRSRAPIQTVADRISGWFVPLVVLIAVLAFIVWNLVGPEPAFGHALLNAIAVLIIACPCALGLATPMSVMVGTGRGAHAGVLIKNAEALQALEKVDTLVIDKTGTLTEGRPKLVAIEPAEGLDEDALLAAAAAVESRSEHPLAHAIVAAAEERGLKLDSVDAFDSQTGLGISGRVGARTVVVGNAAQMRRVGADPAPLEAAAERHRSSGAGVMLVAIDGKVAGLLAVADPIKTSAREAIAALHAEGLRIVMLTGDSRGTAEAIARTIGGIDEVHADLRPEDKARIVGELKAKGARVAMAGDGINDAPALAAADVGVAMGTGTDVAIESAGMTLTKGDLSAMVRARRLARATMANIRQNLFFSFLFNGIGVPVAAGVLYPVAGILMSPMFAGAAMALSSFTVVLNALRLNAVKL from the coding sequence ATGAATCACGACCACCACGCGCACAGTCACGGCCACGGCAAGGGCTGCTGCTCGACTGACGGCGAACCGGCGGCCGACGCCGCAGAACAGGTCAAGGATCCGGTCTGCGGGATGACCGTCGATCCGGCGAAGACGCAGCATCATGCCTGGCATGATGGCGAGGAGTTCCATTTCTGCAGCGCCGGTTGCCGGACCAAGTTCCTGGCCGATCCCGAGCGCTATCTGAGCGATGCACCGCGTCCCGAGCCCGAGGGGACGCCGGGCGCGATGTGGACCTGCCCGATGCATCCGCAGATCCGGCGGGAGGGCCCCGGCACCTGCCCGATCTGCGGCATGGCGCTCGAGCCCGAGGAGCCGACGCTCGACGACAAGCCCAACCCCGAGCTGGTCGACTTCACGCGCCGGCTGTGGGTCTCGGCCATTCTCACCGTACCGCTGCTCGCCGTGTCGATGGGCGCGGAAATGCTCGGGCTCCAGCTCGTGAGCCCCGCGGCGTCGCCTTGGGTCCAACTCGCGCTCACCGCGCCGATCGTGCTGTGGGGCGGCCTGCCCTTCTTCGAGCGCGGCTGGGCGTCGCTCAAGTCGCGCCACTACAACATGTTCACCCTGATCGCGATCGGCGTCGGGGCGGCGTTCCTCTACAGCCTGGTCGCGACGGTCGCACCCCAGCTCTTCCCGCCGAGCTTCCGCCAGCATGGCATGATGGTGCCGGTCTATTACGAGGCTGCCGGGGTGGTGGTGACGCTGGTCCTGCTGGGGCAGGTGCTCGAGCTCAGGGCCCGCGCGGCCACCGGACGCGCGATCCGCGCGCTCCTGGACCTGGCGCCCAAGCTCGCGCGCCGGATCGGCGCGGACGGCAGCGAGTCCGAAGTGACCCTGGCCGATATCGTGGCCGGCGACCGGCTGCGCGTGCGCCCCGGCGAAGCGGTGCCGGTCGACGGGGTCGTGCTCGAAGGCCGCTCGTCGGTCGACGAGTCGATGCTGACCGGCGAGCCCGCCCCCGTGCTCAAGGAAGCGGGCGCGCAGGTTACCGGCGGCACGGTCAACGGCACCGGCAGCCTGGTGATGGAAGCGCGCGCGGTGGGTTCGGACACGGTGCTCGCGCGCATCGTCAAGATGGTCGCCGAAGCGCAGCGCAGCCGCGCCCCGATCCAGACCGTCGCCGACCGCATCTCGGGCTGGTTCGTGCCGCTGGTCGTGCTGATCGCGGTTCTGGCCTTTATCGTCTGGAATCTGGTCGGCCCGGAGCCTGCCTTCGGCCATGCGCTGCTCAACGCGATCGCCGTGCTGATCATCGCCTGTCCCTGTGCGCTCGGCCTCGCGACTCCGATGTCGGTGATGGTCGGCACCGGGCGCGGCGCGCATGCCGGCGTGCTGATCAAGAACGCCGAAGCGCTCCAGGCGCTCGAGAAGGTCGACACGCTGGTGATCGACAAGACCGGCACGCTCACGGAGGGCCGGCCGAAGCTGGTCGCGATCGAGCCCGCAGAGGGGTTGGACGAGGACGCGCTGCTGGCCGCCGCCGCGGCGGTCGAGAGCCGGTCGGAGCATCCGCTCGCCCATGCCATCGTCGCGGCGGCCGAGGAGCGCGGGCTCAAGCTCGATAGCGTCGACGCGTTCGACTCCCAGACCGGCCTCGGTATCAGCGGGCGCGTCGGCGCGCGAACGGTCGTGGTTGGCAATGCCGCGCAGATGCGCCGGGTGGGCGCCGATCCCGCGCCGCTCGAGGCAGCTGCCGAACGGCATCGCAGCAGCGGGGCTGGCGTGATGCTGGTCGCGATCGACGGCAAGGTCGCGGGACTCCTCGCCGTCGCCGATCCGATCAAGACATCGGCGCGCGAGGCGATCGCGGCGCTCCACGCCGAGGGCCTGCGCATCGTCATGCTGACCGGCGACAGCCGCGGCACCGCCGAGGCCATCGCCCGCACCATCGGCGGCATCGACGAAGTGCACGCCGATCTTCGCCCCGAGGACAAGGCACGGATCGTCGGCGAGCTCAAGGCGAAGGGTGCCCGCGTCGCGATGGCGGGCGACGGCATCAACGACGCCCCCGCGCTCGCCGCTGCCGATGTCGGCGTGGCGATGGGGACCGGCACCGACGTCGCGATCGAAAGCGCCGGCATGACGCTGACCAAGGGCGATCTCTCGGCGATGGTGCGCGCGCGCCGGCTCGCCCGTGCCACGATGGCGAACATCCGCCAGAACCTGTTCTTCTCGTTCCTGTTCAACGGCATCGGCGTGCCCGTCGCGGCGGGCGTGCTCTATCCGGTCGCGGGCATCCTCATGTCGCCGATGTTCGCCGGCGCGGCGATGGCGCTGTCGAGCTTCACCGTCGTGCTCAATGCGCTGCGGTTGAACGCGGTGAAGCTGTGA
- a CDS encoding copper resistance system multicopper oxidase yields MTNAINRRQLLRGATLTAGGLAAAGWLPAWAQTVSPGIVRPLPTLSGEDITLKIARQTLVVDGHRTRAIGINGTVPAPLIRLREGQTVRLNVVNDLDEDSSIHWHGLLVPPEFDGVPGVSFPGIKPRSSFLYQFPIRQSGTYWYHSHSGLQEQLGHYGPIVIDPAGPDPVQYDREHVLVLADHSPLSPQEIFRRMKVDAGHFNFQRQTLAGLLSGKDQKLKDRIDWGAMRMDPTDVSDVTGSTYTYIVNGHGPRDNWTGLFKPGERVRLRVINASAMTNFNVRVPGLTLSIVQADGQNVHPVEVEEFQIGVAETYDAVVTPAEDKAYTIVAEAIDRSGMARATLAPRPGMAGEVPPLRKRPIATMKDMGMDMSSMHGMEGMDMSGGARGIDPTAEQNASAKLATGTAAAMGGMDHGAMPGMDHGAMPGMDHGSMPGMDHGAMPGTDQGSMQGMDHGSMDMGSMKMRDFSNAPQVKKGPGVQTISPMPMDRTGEPGQGLEDVGHKVLVYKDLMALDRNPDVRAPSRSIDIHLTGNMERFMWSFDGEKMSEKHEPIPFIEGERVRVNLINDTMMSHPIHIHGHFFELVTGHGDHGPRKHTVIVQPGGKVTWDFTADAVGDWAFHCHLLYHMEAGMMRIVSVRPKGEAA; encoded by the coding sequence ATGACAAATGCGATCAACCGCCGTCAGCTGCTGCGCGGCGCCACGCTCACCGCTGGCGGGCTCGCCGCCGCCGGCTGGCTTCCCGCCTGGGCGCAGACGGTCTCGCCCGGTATCGTCCGGCCGCTGCCGACACTTTCGGGCGAAGACATCACGCTCAAAATTGCCCGGCAGACGCTGGTGGTCGACGGACATCGTACACGGGCGATCGGAATCAACGGTACCGTGCCGGCACCGCTCATCCGCCTGCGCGAAGGCCAGACGGTACGGCTCAACGTCGTCAACGATCTCGACGAGGACAGCTCGATCCATTGGCACGGCCTGCTCGTCCCGCCGGAGTTCGACGGCGTGCCGGGCGTCTCGTTTCCCGGCATCAAACCTCGGTCGAGCTTCCTCTACCAATTCCCGATTCGGCAAAGCGGCACCTACTGGTATCACAGCCATTCGGGGCTCCAGGAGCAGCTCGGCCATTACGGGCCGATCGTGATCGACCCGGCCGGCCCCGATCCGGTCCAGTACGACCGTGAGCATGTGCTCGTGCTCGCCGATCACAGCCCGCTTTCTCCGCAGGAGATCTTCCGCCGGATGAAGGTCGACGCGGGACATTTCAACTTCCAGCGCCAGACGCTCGCCGGCCTGCTGTCGGGCAAGGATCAGAAGCTCAAGGACCGGATCGATTGGGGCGCCATGCGCATGGACCCGACCGACGTCTCCGACGTCACCGGCTCGACCTACACCTATATCGTCAACGGCCATGGGCCGCGCGACAACTGGACGGGGCTGTTCAAGCCCGGCGAGCGCGTGCGCCTGCGCGTGATCAACGCCTCGGCGATGACCAACTTCAACGTGCGCGTGCCCGGGCTCACCCTCTCGATCGTCCAGGCCGACGGCCAGAACGTCCATCCGGTCGAGGTCGAGGAGTTCCAGATCGGTGTCGCCGAGACCTATGACGCGGTCGTCACTCCGGCGGAGGACAAGGCCTATACGATCGTCGCCGAGGCGATCGACCGCTCGGGGATGGCGCGCGCAACGCTGGCGCCGCGGCCCGGAATGGCCGGCGAAGTGCCGCCGCTCAGGAAGCGGCCGATCGCGACGATGAAGGACATGGGCATGGACATGTCGAGCATGCACGGCATGGAAGGCATGGACATGTCCGGCGGCGCCCGCGGGATCGATCCCACCGCCGAACAGAATGCGTCTGCCAAACTCGCCACCGGCACCGCGGCGGCAATGGGCGGCATGGATCATGGCGCAATGCCGGGGATGGATCACGGCGCGATGCCCGGGATGGATCATGGGTCCATGCCGGGCATGGACCATGGGGCGATGCCCGGGACGGACCAGGGATCGATGCAGGGCATGGACCATGGCAGCATGGACATGGGTTCGATGAAGATGCGCGACTTTTCGAACGCGCCCCAGGTCAAGAAGGGCCCCGGCGTGCAGACGATCTCGCCGATGCCGATGGACCGCACCGGCGAGCCCGGCCAGGGCCTCGAGGACGTCGGGCACAAGGTGCTGGTCTACAAGGACCTGATGGCGCTCGATCGCAACCCCGACGTGCGCGCGCCATCGCGCAGCATCGACATCCACCTGACCGGCAACATGGAGCGGTTCATGTGGTCGTTCGACGGCGAGAAGATGTCGGAGAAGCACGAGCCGATCCCGTTCATCGAGGGCGAGCGGGTACGGGTCAACCTCATCAACGACACGATGATGAGCCATCCGATCCACATCCACGGCCATTTCTTCGAGCTGGTCACCGGGCACGGCGATCACGGTCCGCGCAAGCATACGGTGATCGTCCAGCCCGGCGGCAAAGTGACCTGGGATTTCACCGCCGATGCGGTCGGCGACTGGGCGTTCCACTGCCACCTGCTCTACCATATGGAGGCGGGGATGATGCGCATCGTGAGCGTGCGGCCGAAGGGAGAGGCCGCATGA
- a CDS encoding periplasmic heavy metal sensor — protein MKPWRWTVGIAIIVFLAGIAGVLAGRALIPARPQSSELHEVLHHQLKLDAGQEARLEAIEQQFAVRRRALELELRATNARLADAIQAEHGNGPRVTAAVDASHVAMGELQKATLAHIFAMRQILRPDQADKFDRAVVKALTADAR, from the coding sequence ATGAAGCCCTGGCGCTGGACGGTCGGCATTGCCATCATCGTATTCCTCGCGGGCATCGCGGGCGTCCTTGCCGGCCGCGCGCTGATCCCGGCGCGGCCGCAATCGTCCGAGCTGCACGAAGTCCTGCACCATCAGCTCAAGCTCGATGCCGGTCAGGAGGCGCGGCTCGAGGCGATCGAGCAGCAGTTCGCGGTGCGCCGCCGCGCGCTCGAGCTCGAGCTGCGCGCTACCAATGCGCGGCTCGCCGACGCGATCCAGGCCGAGCACGGCAATGGTCCTCGGGTTACAGCCGCCGTCGACGCGTCGCACGTCGCCATGGGCGAGCTTCAGAAGGCGACGCTCGCGCATATCTTCGCGATGCGGCAGATCCTGCGCCCCGACCAGGCGGACAAGTTCGATCGGGCAGTGGTGAAGGCGCTGACCGCCGACGCGCGGTGA